Proteins from a genomic interval of Aquabacterium sp. J223:
- a CDS encoding sigma-54-dependent Fis family transcriptional regulator: protein MFDVFARTAQGMLVVDRAHRVVWISEGYKRFLPALGFASEGDFVGRRVEDVVPNTLIPEVIETGQPMVVDLLTNQAGTFVVSRLPLRDAQGRVIGALGLVLLDESPGTAGRERSTLQPLASKFSRLQAELHDARRQLAAHRRPKYTIASFVGDSPAALEVKRQARRVAQGHSTVLLLGATGTGKEVLAQGIHAASPRAGRPFVAVNIAAVPESLLEAEFFGVAPGAYTGADRKGREGKFATADGGTLLLDEIGDMPMALQAKLLRVLQEQEFEPLGSNQVRRADVRIVAATSCDLPAMVAAGRFRADLYYRLNVLPIRLPRLADRLADLPALAEVLLDDIARRSGLPHKGLHPDALALLARHDWPGNIRELRNVLEQAVLMGDEPVLTAERLAQALPLAGEAPAAAPAARPPVADADGAASPPAAITPLPQAVADLEARAIRQALAATGGNKQAAARLLGIARATLYEKLALHPPEA from the coding sequence ATGTTCGACGTCTTCGCCCGCACCGCGCAGGGCATGCTGGTGGTCGACCGGGCGCACCGGGTGGTGTGGATCAGCGAGGGCTACAAGCGCTTCCTGCCCGCGCTGGGCTTCGCCAGCGAGGGCGACTTCGTCGGCCGGCGGGTGGAGGACGTGGTGCCCAACACGCTGATCCCCGAGGTCATCGAGACCGGCCAGCCGATGGTGGTGGACCTGCTGACCAACCAGGCCGGCACCTTCGTCGTCAGCCGGCTGCCGCTGCGCGACGCGCAGGGCCGGGTCATCGGGGCGCTGGGCCTGGTGCTGCTCGACGAATCGCCCGGCACGGCGGGCCGCGAGCGCTCGACCCTGCAGCCGCTGGCGAGCAAGTTCTCGCGCCTGCAGGCCGAGCTGCACGACGCGCGGCGGCAGCTGGCCGCGCACCGGCGGCCGAAGTACACCATCGCCAGCTTCGTCGGCGACAGCCCGGCCGCGCTGGAGGTCAAGCGCCAGGCGCGCCGGGTGGCGCAGGGCCACAGCACGGTGCTGCTGCTGGGCGCCACCGGCACCGGCAAGGAGGTGCTGGCGCAGGGCATCCACGCCGCCAGCCCGCGCGCCGGCCGGCCGTTCGTCGCGGTCAACATCGCGGCGGTGCCGGAGTCGCTGCTGGAGGCCGAGTTCTTCGGCGTCGCGCCCGGCGCCTACACCGGCGCCGACCGCAAGGGGCGCGAGGGCAAGTTCGCCACGGCCGACGGCGGCACGCTGCTGCTCGACGAAATCGGCGACATGCCGATGGCGCTGCAGGCCAAGCTGCTGCGGGTGCTGCAGGAGCAGGAGTTCGAGCCGCTGGGCAGCAACCAGGTGCGGCGCGCCGACGTGCGCATCGTCGCCGCCACCAGCTGCGACCTGCCGGCCATGGTGGCGGCCGGCCGCTTCCGCGCCGACCTGTACTACCGGCTCAACGTGCTGCCGATCCGGCTGCCGCGGCTGGCCGACCGCCTGGCCGACCTGCCGGCGCTGGCCGAGGTGCTGCTCGACGACATCGCCCGCCGCAGCGGGTTGCCGCACAAGGGCCTGCACCCGGACGCGCTGGCGCTGCTGGCCCGTCACGACTGGCCGGGCAACATCCGCGAGCTGCGCAACGTGCTGGAGCAGGCGGTGCTGATGGGCGACGAGCCGGTGCTGACCGCCGAGCGGCTGGCCCAGGCGCTGCCATTGGCCGGCGAGGCGCCCGCCGCCGCGCCGGCCGCGCGGCCACCGGTGGCCGACGCCGACGGTGCCGCGTCGCCGCCAGCCGCCATCACGCCGCTGCCGCAGGCGGTGGCCGACCTCGAGGCGCGGGCCATCCGCCAGGCGCTGGCCGCCACCGGCGGCAACAAGCAGGCGGCCGCCAGGCTGCTGGGCATCGCCCGCGCGACGCTGTACGAGAAGCTGGCCCTGCACCCGCCCGAGGCCTGA
- a CDS encoding GGDEF domain-containing protein: MAVLAFAMFSLPPRQVAAVGGIAVLFYGTVMAAMAWWQPQRYPPMVEAGHFVIFLAAVSLMGLLAVRVGALRRRLQRQRAELALALERIQFLANRDELTGLVNRRQASELLQVEQRRADRHGSPFCIALIDLDHFKQVNDRHGHAAGDEALRRFAVEGAKRVRATDTLARWGGEEFLLLLAESGLPLAREGAERLRQALAGMTIEHGDVRMCLTLSAGVVQYRPGETRVQLLERADAALYRAKAEGRDRVVVGD; the protein is encoded by the coding sequence ATGGCCGTGCTGGCCTTCGCCATGTTCTCGCTGCCGCCCCGGCAGGTGGCGGCGGTCGGCGGCATCGCCGTGTTGTTCTACGGGACGGTCATGGCGGCGATGGCCTGGTGGCAGCCGCAGCGCTATCCGCCCATGGTCGAGGCCGGTCACTTCGTCATCTTCCTGGCGGCGGTGTCGCTGATGGGGCTGCTGGCGGTGCGGGTGGGCGCGTTGCGCCGGCGGCTGCAGCGCCAGCGCGCCGAGCTCGCGCTCGCGCTGGAGCGCATCCAGTTCCTCGCCAACCGGGACGAGCTGACCGGCCTGGTCAACCGCCGGCAGGCGTCCGAGCTGCTGCAGGTCGAGCAGCGCCGAGCCGACCGCCACGGCAGCCCCTTCTGCATTGCCCTGATCGACCTCGACCACTTCAAGCAGGTCAACGACCGGCACGGCCATGCGGCCGGCGACGAGGCGCTGCGCCGCTTCGCCGTCGAGGGCGCGAAGCGGGTGCGCGCCACCGACACGCTGGCCCGCTGGGGCGGCGAGGAGTTCCTGCTGCTGCTCGCCGAGTCCGGCCTGCCGCTGGCGCGCGAGGGCGCCGAGCGCCTGCGGCAGGCGTTGGCCGGCATGACGATCGAGCACGGCGACGTGCGCATGTGCCTCACGCTGTCGGCCGGCGTGGTGCAGTACCGGCCCGGCGAGACGCGGGTGCAGCTGCTGGAGCGGGCCGACGCGGCGCTGTACCGGGCCAAGGCCGAGGGCCGCGACCGGGTGGTGGTGGGGGATTGA
- a CDS encoding ABC transporter ATP-binding protein has translation MADALLTLSGVHTHIGAYHILHGVDLQVREGEVTMLLGRNGAGKTTTLRTIMGLWPTGRGRIAFDGRPIGGPGGQMATPDIAQFGIAYVPENMGIFGDLTVKENLLLAARGARTADDLDTRRLEWIFGLFPALKKFWLYPAGKLSGGQKQMLAVARAIVEPRRLLLIDEPSKGLAPSIIQNLIAAFNELKRQRTTLLLVEQNFMMAKALGDRVAVMDDGRVVHAGDMAELAADEGLQQRLLGLSLAAHQ, from the coding sequence ATGGCTGACGCCCTGCTCACGCTGAGCGGCGTGCACACCCACATCGGCGCGTACCACATCCTGCATGGCGTGGACCTGCAGGTGCGCGAGGGCGAGGTGACCATGCTGCTCGGCCGCAACGGCGCCGGCAAGACCACCACGCTGCGGACCATCATGGGCCTGTGGCCGACCGGCCGCGGCCGCATCGCCTTCGACGGTCGCCCCATCGGCGGTCCGGGCGGCCAGATGGCCACGCCCGACATCGCGCAGTTCGGCATCGCCTACGTGCCGGAGAACATGGGCATCTTCGGCGACCTCACGGTCAAGGAGAACCTGCTGCTGGCCGCCCGCGGCGCGCGCACCGCCGACGACCTGGACACCCGGCGGCTGGAGTGGATCTTCGGCCTCTTCCCGGCGCTGAAGAAGTTCTGGCTCTACCCGGCCGGCAAGCTGTCCGGCGGGCAGAAGCAGATGCTGGCCGTGGCCCGCGCCATCGTCGAGCCGCGCCGCCTGCTGCTGATCGACGAGCCGAGCAAGGGGCTGGCGCCGTCGATCATCCAGAACCTCATCGCCGCCTTCAACGAACTCAAGCGGCAGCGCACCACGCTGCTGCTGGTGGAGCAGAACTTCATGATGGCGAAAGCCCTGGGCGACCGCGTCGCGGTGATGGACGACGGCCGCGTGGTGCACGCCGGCGACATGGCCGAGCTGGCCGCCGACGAGGGCCTGCAGCAGCGGCTGCTGGGGCTGTCGCTGGCGGCGCACCAGTGA
- a CDS encoding ABC transporter ATP-binding protein → MLKTEGLTIRFGGHVAVDGVTCSFEAGTLTAIVGPNGAGKTTYFNLISGQLKASAGRVLLDGEDITHLPAPLRTRRGLGRAFQLTQLFPNLSVLENVRLAVQARQQGRGEGGGVGGLDLLRVWLDRSAWIDEANALLGQVRLADKAEATAASLPHGDQRKLEVALLMALDPKVYLFDEPTAGMSVDEVPVILDLVRMLKSRRDRTLLLVEHKMDVVRELADRIVVLHNGQKVADGDPAEVIASPVVQQAYLGTAPAEATNG, encoded by the coding sequence GTGCTGAAGACCGAGGGTTTGACGATCCGGTTCGGCGGGCATGTGGCGGTCGATGGCGTCACGTGTTCGTTCGAAGCGGGCACGCTGACGGCCATCGTGGGCCCCAACGGCGCGGGCAAGACCACCTACTTCAACCTCATCTCGGGGCAGTTGAAGGCCAGCGCGGGTCGCGTGCTGCTGGACGGCGAGGACATCACCCACCTGCCGGCGCCGCTGCGCACCCGCAGGGGGCTGGGCCGGGCCTTCCAGCTGACGCAGCTGTTTCCCAACCTCAGCGTGCTGGAGAACGTGCGGCTGGCGGTGCAGGCGCGGCAGCAGGGCCGGGGCGAGGGCGGCGGCGTCGGCGGGCTGGACCTGCTGCGGGTGTGGCTGGACCGCAGCGCCTGGATCGACGAGGCGAACGCGCTGCTCGGGCAGGTGCGGCTGGCCGACAAGGCCGAGGCCACCGCGGCCAGCCTGCCGCACGGCGACCAGCGCAAGCTGGAGGTGGCGCTGCTGATGGCGCTGGACCCCAAGGTCTACCTCTTCGACGAGCCCACCGCCGGCATGAGCGTGGACGAGGTGCCGGTCATCCTCGACCTCGTCCGCATGCTCAAGTCGCGGCGCGACCGCACGCTGCTGCTGGTCGAGCACAAGATGGACGTCGTGCGCGAGCTGGCCGACCGCATCGTGGTGCTGCACAACGGGCAGAAGGTGGCCGACGGCGACCCGGCGGAGGTCATCGCCTCGCCCGTGGTCCAGCAGGCGTACCTGGGCACGGCACCGGCGGAGGCTACGAATGGCTGA
- a CDS encoding substrate-binding domain-containing protein, with product MPRHTAPRRTALAALATLGAAGLAALAMAPQPALAQAKGEVRIAHVYSKTGPLEAYAKQTQVGLMMGLEYATGGTMMVAGKKLVVIEKDDQGKPDVGKTLLAAAYADDKADLAVGPTASPVALAMLPVAEEYKKVLLVEPAVADSITGDRWNKYIFRTGRNSSQDAISNAVALDKAGNTIVTLAQDNAFGRDGVKAFKEAIKSAKLVHEEYLPPATTDYTAGLQRIVDRLKDQPGRKFVWVVWAGASSPFSKFAELELQKRYGIELATGGNILPAMVAYKQFPGMEGALYYYFGIPKNPVNEWLVANHYRQFKAPPDFFTAGGMSAGIAIVEALKKTNGDTGTNKLIAAMEGMSFESPKGRMTFRKEDHQAMQSMYHFKIKADPAFAWGVPELIREIKPEEMTIPIRNGR from the coding sequence ATGCCCCGACACACCGCCCCCCGACGGACCGCCCTGGCCGCGCTGGCGACCCTCGGCGCGGCCGGCCTGGCCGCGCTGGCCATGGCGCCGCAGCCGGCGCTGGCCCAGGCCAAGGGCGAGGTCCGCATTGCCCACGTCTACAGCAAGACCGGCCCGCTGGAGGCCTACGCCAAGCAGACCCAGGTCGGCCTGATGATGGGCCTGGAGTACGCCACCGGCGGCACGATGATGGTGGCCGGCAAGAAGCTGGTGGTCATCGAGAAGGACGACCAGGGCAAGCCCGACGTCGGCAAGACGCTGCTGGCCGCGGCGTATGCCGACGACAAGGCCGACCTCGCCGTCGGGCCCACCGCCTCGCCGGTGGCGCTGGCCATGCTGCCGGTGGCCGAGGAGTACAAGAAGGTGCTGCTGGTCGAGCCCGCGGTGGCCGACTCCATCACCGGCGACCGCTGGAACAAGTACATCTTCCGCACCGGCCGCAACAGCAGCCAGGACGCCATCAGCAACGCGGTGGCGCTGGACAAGGCGGGCAACACCATCGTCACGCTGGCGCAGGACAACGCCTTCGGACGCGACGGCGTCAAGGCCTTCAAGGAGGCCATCAAGAGCGCCAAGCTGGTCCATGAGGAGTACCTGCCGCCGGCGACCACCGACTACACCGCGGGCCTGCAGCGCATCGTCGACCGGCTCAAGGACCAGCCGGGCCGCAAGTTCGTCTGGGTGGTGTGGGCCGGCGCGTCCAGCCCGTTCAGCAAGTTCGCCGAGCTGGAGCTGCAGAAGCGCTACGGCATCGAGCTGGCCACCGGCGGCAACATCCTGCCGGCCATGGTGGCCTACAAGCAGTTCCCCGGCATGGAGGGGGCGCTGTACTACTACTTCGGCATCCCGAAGAACCCGGTCAACGAATGGCTGGTGGCCAACCACTACCGCCAGTTCAAGGCACCGCCGGACTTCTTCACCGCGGGCGGCATGAGCGCCGGCATCGCCATCGTCGAGGCGCTGAAGAAGACCAACGGCGACACCGGCACCAACAAGCTCATCGCCGCGATGGAGGGCATGAGCTTCGAGTCGCCCAAGGGCCGCATGACCTTCCGCAAGGAGGACCACCAGGCGATGCAGTCGATGTACCACTTCAAGATCAAGGCGGACCCGGCCTTCGCCTGGGGCGTGCCCGAGCTCATCCGGGAGATCAAGCCCGAAGAGATGACGATTCCGATCCGCAACGGCCGGTAG
- a CDS encoding branched-chain amino acid ABC transporter permease gives MSSTATTLPGTSAPAAVPKASFDWKPLALLVALAAIALPLIGSPSTWLTLTVAGLAMGFIVFIIASGLTLVFGLMDVLNFGHGVFIALGAFVATSVLGGMADWAGSGVVWQNLAAVFAAMLVAMAAAGALGLAFERLIVRPVYGQHLKQILITMGGMIVGEELIKVVWGPQQVALPLPEALRGAVIFGDAAVERYRLLAVAIGLVVFIALLWALNRTKVGLLIRAGVQDREMVESLGYRIRRLFVGVFAAGSALAGLGGVMWGLYQQSVTPQIGAQVNVLIFIVIIIGGLGSTLGCFVGALAVGLMANYTGFLAPKVALFSNIGLMVAVLLWRPQGLYPVTNR, from the coding sequence ATGAGCAGCACCGCCACGACCCTGCCTGGCACCAGCGCACCCGCCGCCGTGCCGAAGGCCAGCTTCGATTGGAAGCCGCTGGCGCTGCTGGTCGCGCTGGCCGCCATCGCCCTGCCGCTGATCGGCAGCCCCTCGACCTGGCTCACGCTCACCGTCGCCGGCCTGGCGATGGGCTTCATCGTCTTCATCATCGCCTCCGGCTTGACGCTGGTCTTCGGCCTGATGGACGTGCTGAACTTCGGCCACGGCGTGTTCATCGCGCTCGGCGCTTTCGTCGCCACCAGCGTGCTCGGCGGCATGGCCGACTGGGCGGGCTCGGGCGTGGTGTGGCAGAACCTGGCCGCCGTGTTCGCCGCGATGCTGGTGGCGATGGCCGCGGCCGGTGCGCTGGGCCTGGCCTTCGAGCGGCTGATCGTCCGGCCGGTCTACGGCCAGCACCTGAAGCAGATCCTCATCACCATGGGCGGCATGATCGTCGGCGAGGAGCTGATCAAGGTGGTGTGGGGGCCGCAGCAGGTGGCGCTGCCGCTGCCCGAGGCGCTGCGCGGCGCGGTGATCTTCGGCGACGCCGCGGTGGAGCGCTACCGCCTGCTCGCGGTGGCCATCGGTCTGGTCGTCTTCATCGCGCTGCTGTGGGCGCTGAACCGCACCAAGGTCGGCCTGCTCATCCGCGCCGGCGTGCAGGACCGGGAGATGGTCGAGAGCCTGGGCTACCGCATCCGGCGCCTCTTCGTCGGCGTCTTCGCCGCCGGCTCCGCGCTGGCCGGCCTGGGCGGCGTGATGTGGGGCCTGTACCAGCAGAGCGTGACGCCGCAGATCGGCGCCCAGGTCAACGTGCTGATCTTCATCGTCATCATCATCGGCGGGCTGGGGTCCACGCTGGGCTGCTTCGTCGGCGCGCTGGCGGTGGGCCTGATGGCCAACTACACCGGTTTCCTCGCGCCCAAGGTGGCGCTGTTCTCCAACATCGGGCTGATGGTCGCGGTGCTGCTGTGGCGGCCGCAGGGCCTGTACCCGGTGACGAACCGGTGA
- a CDS encoding branched-chain amino acid ABC transporter permease, which produces MLNRMLSHDLPKSRWLSLALVLVFLGLLAAPFLFPGSKALNVAAKILVFVLLVASYDLLLGYTGIVSFAHTMFFGIGAYGVAIASSKLGAGWGAVAIGLALALAVSLVVSLVIGLFSLRVKAIFFAMITLAVAAAFQTLASQLSDFTGGEDGLTFRNPAWLSPSFEPFEEPFLGVTVDGRLLTYYLIFVAVVVLFGLLLRIVNSPFGRVLQAIRENDFRAEAIGFRTVVYRTWSNVLSALFATVAGALLALWLRYTGPDTTLSFEIMLDILLIVVIGGMGTLYGAVIGSVLFVVAQNYLQDLMKLASTAIDGVPVAAQLISPDRWLLWLGVLFVLSVYHFPTGIVGRLRQRRGPRLPRPASPSSPQQTGRQR; this is translated from the coding sequence ATGCTGAATCGGATGCTGTCGCACGACCTGCCGAAGAGCCGCTGGCTCTCGCTGGCCCTGGTGCTCGTCTTCCTCGGCCTGCTGGCCGCGCCCTTCCTCTTCCCCGGCAGCAAGGCGCTCAACGTCGCGGCCAAGATCCTCGTCTTCGTCCTGCTGGTGGCCAGCTACGACCTGCTGCTGGGCTACACCGGCATCGTCAGCTTCGCGCACACGATGTTCTTCGGCATCGGTGCCTACGGCGTGGCCATCGCCAGCAGCAAGCTGGGCGCGGGCTGGGGCGCGGTGGCGATCGGGCTCGCGCTGGCGCTGGCCGTCTCGCTGGTGGTGTCGCTGGTGATCGGGCTGTTCTCGCTGCGCGTCAAGGCCATCTTCTTCGCCATGATCACGCTGGCGGTGGCGGCGGCGTTCCAGACGCTGGCCTCGCAGCTGTCGGACTTCACCGGCGGCGAGGACGGCCTGACCTTCCGCAACCCGGCCTGGCTGTCGCCGTCGTTCGAGCCGTTCGAGGAACCCTTCCTCGGCGTGACGGTGGACGGCAGGCTGCTCACCTACTACCTGATCTTCGTCGCCGTGGTGGTGCTGTTCGGCCTGCTGCTGCGCATCGTCAACTCGCCCTTCGGCCGCGTGCTGCAGGCCATCCGCGAGAACGACTTCCGGGCCGAGGCGATCGGCTTCCGCACCGTGGTCTACCGCACCTGGAGCAACGTGCTGTCGGCGCTGTTCGCGACCGTGGCCGGCGCGCTGCTGGCGCTGTGGCTGCGCTACACCGGGCCGGACACCACGCTCAGCTTCGAGATCATGCTGGACATCCTGCTCATCGTCGTCATCGGCGGCATGGGCACGCTGTACGGCGCGGTGATCGGCAGCGTGCTCTTCGTCGTCGCGCAGAACTACCTGCAGGACCTGATGAAGCTGGCGTCCACCGCCATCGACGGCGTGCCCGTCGCCGCCCAGCTCATCTCGCCCGACCGCTGGCTGCTGTGGCTGGGCGTGCTTTTCGTGCTGTCGGTCTACCACTTCCCGACCGGCATCGTCGGCCGGCTGCGCCAGCGTCGCGGCCCGCGCCTGCCCCGTCCCGCTTCGCCTTCATCGCCACAACAGACAGGGAGACAACGATGA
- the glgX gene encoding glycogen debranching protein GlgX gives MPSASSPILEGFPHPRGATHLDGGVNFALFSAHATRVEVCLYDESGQHEVARHTLPEFTDEVWHGFVPGLGPGTRYGYRVHGPYEPEKGHRFNPNKLLLDPYAKAHVGRLQWRDELFGYTVGHPDADLSFDERDSAPFVPKCVVVDSRFRWTERAATRVPWDRTVFYEAHVRGVTQRHPGVPAELRGTFAGLGQPAVIEHLRSLGVTSVELLPVHTFLDQSFLLDKGLSNYWGYDTIGFFAADPRYFHRPDIDEFKTMVDRFHEAGLEVILDVVYNHTPEGNELGPTLSFKGIDNASYYRLLPDQPRYYINDTGTGNTLNLSHPRVLQMVTDSLRYWASEMHVDGFRFDLATILAREPHGYDESGGFLVSCRQDPVLSSVKLVAEPWDCGPGGYQVGNFPPGWAEWNDRFRDTVRAFWKGDEGMAARLAQCLTGSGDTFNRRGRRPWASVNFITAHDGFTLADLVSYNDKHNEANGENNQDGHSDNRSWNCGVEGPTDDPEVLELRSRQQRNLLATLLLSQGTPMLVAGDEFGRSQQGNNNAYCQDNDLSWLQWAQIDERGRALLDFTRRLLALRDAQPILRRSRFLTGAWNEALQVKDATWLTPDATEMTPAHWEDPQLRCFGLLLDGRAQPTGVVRPGEDASVLLVINGWHEPVSFTLPVPPQGERWQRELDTADPSAAGQDAFDGGHPFLVTGRSLLVFRAV, from the coding sequence ATGCCCTCCGCGTCCAGCCCCATCCTTGAAGGCTTTCCCCACCCGCGGGGCGCCACCCACCTCGACGGCGGCGTCAACTTCGCGCTGTTCTCGGCCCATGCCACCCGCGTCGAGGTCTGCCTCTACGACGAGAGCGGTCAGCACGAGGTGGCCCGCCACACCCTGCCCGAGTTCACCGACGAGGTGTGGCACGGCTTCGTGCCGGGGCTGGGCCCCGGCACGCGCTACGGCTACCGGGTGCACGGTCCGTATGAGCCCGAGAAGGGCCACCGCTTCAACCCGAACAAGCTGCTGCTCGACCCCTACGCCAAGGCGCATGTCGGGCGCCTGCAGTGGCGCGACGAGCTGTTCGGCTACACCGTGGGCCACCCGGACGCGGACCTGAGCTTCGACGAGCGCGACAGCGCGCCCTTCGTCCCCAAGTGCGTGGTCGTCGACTCGCGCTTCCGGTGGACCGAGCGGGCGGCGACGCGCGTGCCCTGGGACCGCACCGTGTTCTACGAGGCGCATGTGCGGGGGGTCACCCAGCGCCACCCCGGCGTGCCGGCCGAGCTGCGCGGCACCTTCGCCGGGCTCGGCCAGCCGGCGGTGATCGAGCACCTGCGCTCGCTCGGCGTCACCAGCGTGGAGCTGCTGCCGGTGCACACCTTCCTCGACCAGTCCTTCCTGCTCGACAAGGGGCTGTCCAACTACTGGGGCTACGACACCATCGGCTTCTTCGCCGCCGACCCCCGCTACTTCCACCGGCCGGACATCGACGAGTTCAAGACCATGGTCGACCGCTTCCACGAAGCCGGCCTGGAGGTCATCCTCGACGTGGTCTACAACCACACGCCGGAGGGCAACGAGCTGGGGCCGACGCTGTCGTTCAAGGGCATCGACAACGCCAGCTACTACCGGCTGCTGCCCGACCAGCCGCGCTACTACATCAACGACACCGGCACCGGCAACACGCTGAACCTGAGCCACCCGCGGGTGCTGCAGATGGTGACCGACAGCCTGCGCTACTGGGCCAGCGAGATGCACGTCGACGGCTTCCGCTTCGACCTGGCGACCATCCTGGCGCGCGAGCCGCACGGCTACGACGAGAGCGGCGGCTTCCTGGTGAGCTGCCGCCAGGACCCGGTGCTGTCGTCGGTCAAGCTCGTCGCCGAGCCGTGGGACTGCGGCCCCGGCGGCTACCAGGTGGGCAACTTCCCGCCCGGGTGGGCGGAATGGAACGACCGCTTCCGCGACACCGTGCGCGCGTTCTGGAAGGGCGACGAGGGCATGGCCGCTCGGCTGGCGCAGTGCCTGACCGGCAGCGGCGACACCTTCAACCGGCGCGGCCGGCGGCCCTGGGCCAGCGTCAACTTCATCACCGCGCACGACGGCTTCACCCTGGCCGACCTCGTCAGCTACAACGACAAGCACAACGAGGCCAACGGCGAGAACAACCAGGACGGCCACAGCGACAACCGCTCCTGGAACTGCGGCGTCGAAGGCCCGACCGACGATCCGGAGGTGCTGGAACTGCGGTCGCGCCAGCAGCGCAACCTGCTGGCCACGCTGCTGCTGTCGCAGGGCACGCCGATGCTGGTGGCCGGCGACGAGTTCGGCCGCAGCCAGCAGGGCAACAACAACGCCTACTGCCAGGACAACGACCTGTCCTGGCTGCAGTGGGCGCAGATCGACGAGCGCGGCCGGGCGCTGCTCGACTTCACCCGCCGGCTGCTGGCGCTGCGCGACGCGCAGCCCATCCTGCGCCGCAGCCGCTTCCTCACCGGCGCCTGGAACGAGGCGTTGCAGGTCAAGGACGCGACCTGGCTGACGCCCGACGCCACCGAGATGACGCCGGCGCACTGGGAGGACCCGCAGCTGCGCTGCTTCGGCCTGCTGCTCGACGGCCGCGCGCAACCCACCGGCGTGGTGCGGCCCGGCGAGGACGCGTCGGTGCTGCTGGTGATCAACGGCTGGCACGAGCCGGTGTCCTTCACCCTGCCGGTGCCGCCGCAGGGCGAACGCTGGCAGCGCGAGCTGGACACCGCCGACCCGTCCGCCGCGGGACAGGACGCCTTCGACGGCGGCCACCCCTTCCTCGTCACCGGCCGTTCGCTGCTGGTGTTCCGCGCGGTGTAG